A window from Canis lupus familiaris isolate Mischka breed German Shepherd chromosome 18, alternate assembly UU_Cfam_GSD_1.0, whole genome shotgun sequence encodes these proteins:
- the OR8K87 gene encoding olfactory receptor family 8 subfamily K member 87 (The RefSeq protein has 1 substitution, 1 frameshift compared to this genomic sequence), giving the protein MEKHNLTMLNEFILMGITHRPELQAPLFGLFFVIYLISVVGNLGMIILTKVDARLQTPMYFFLKHLAFTDLGYSTTVGPKMLVNFIVDQSTISYYFCAMQLAFFLVFIISELFILSAMSYDRYVAICNPLLYPLIMSQRVCQVLVAIPYLYSTFVSLLVTIKIFSSFFCGYNVVNHFYCDCLPLLSLLCSNTHEIELMILIFSVFDVSSSLLIILVSYLLILVAIVRMNSAKGRLKAFSTCGSHLTVATVFYGTLIFMYVQPESSHSFDTDKVASIFYTLVIPMLNPLIYSLRNKDVKYAVQTMWKKTMQ; this is encoded by the exons ATGGAAAAACACAATCTGACCATGCTCAATGAATTCATTCTCATGGGAATCACACATCGTCCTGAGCTGCAGGCTCCATTATTTGGGCTCTTCTTTGTCATCTATTTGATCTCCGTGGTGGGCAACCTGGGCATGATCATCCTCACCAAAGTGGATGCCAGACTACAAacacccatgtacttcttcctcaaaCACCTGGCTTTTACTGACCTTGGTTATTCAACAACCGTGGGACCCAAAATGTTAGTAAATTTTATTGTGGATAAAAGTACAATCTCCTATTACTTTTGTGCTATGCAACTagctttctttcttgtgtttattATCAGTGAACTTTTCATTCTGTCAGCTAtgtcctatgaccgctatgtAGCCATCTGTAACCCTCTGCTCTACCCCCTCATCATGTCACAGAGGGTCTGTCAGGTGCTGGTGGCAATCCCTTATCTCTACAGCACATTTGTGTCTCTTCTAGTCACCATAAAGATTTTTAGTTCATTCTTCTGTGGCTACAATGTTGTAAATCATTTCTACTGTGACTGTCTCCCCTTGTTATCTTTGCTCTGCTCAAATACACATGAAATTGAATTGATGATTTTGATTTTCTCAGTTTTTGATGTCAGTTCATCCCTTCTGATAATTCTTGTGTCTTACCTGCTGATCCTGGTAGCCATTGTCAGGATGAATTCAGCTAAGGGTAGGCTCAAGGCTTTTTCCACCTGTGGATCCCACCTGACAGTGGCCACAGTGTTCTATGGGACtttgatatttatgtatgtgCAACCTGAGTCCAGCCATTCCTTTGACACTGATAAAGTGGCGTCCATATTTTACACCCTCGTTATCCCCATGCTGAATCCCTTGATCTATAGCTTGAGGaacaaagatgtaaaatatgcAGTGCAAACAATGTGGAAAA CTATGCAATAA
- the OR8K7 gene encoding olfactory receptor family 8 subfamily K member 7 (The RefSeq protein has 1 substitution compared to this genomic sequence), translated as MAKHNLTVLNEFILMGITDKPELQAPLFGLFLIIYLISVVGNLGMIVLTKVDARLQTPMYFFLRHLAFTDLGYSTTIGPKMLVSFFLEENTISYYLCATQGAFYMIFIISELFILTAMSYDRYMAICNPLLYPVIMSQKVCQVLVAIPYLYSIFVSLFVTVKIFSSFFCGYNVVNHFYCDCLPLLSLLCSNTHEIELMILIFSVFDVSSSLLIVLVSYLLILVAIVRMNSAEGRLKAFSTCGSHLTVATVFYGTLIFMYVQPESSHSFDTDKVASIFYTLIIPMLNPLIYSLRNKDVKYALHRIWKKICNTFS; from the coding sequence ATGGCAAAACACAATCTAACGGTGCTCAATGAGTTCATTCTCATGGGAATCACAGACAAACCTGAGCTGCAGGCTCCACTATTTGGGCTCTTCCTCATCATCTATTTGATCTCAGTGGTGGGCAACCTGGGCATGATTGTCCTCACCAAGGTGGACGCCAGACTACAAacacccatgtacttcttcctcagaCACCTGGCCTTCACTGATCTGGGTTATTCAACAACTATAGGACCAAAAATGttagtaagtttttttttggaagaaaacacaatttcttattatttatgtGCCACACAGGGAGCTTTCTACATGATCTTCATCATTAGTGAACTTTTTATTCTAACTGCTATGTCCTACGACCGCTACATGGCCATCTGTAACCCTCTGCTCTACCCCGTCATCATGTCACAGAAGGTGTGTCAGGTGCTGGTGGCAATCCCTTATCTCTATAGcatatttgtttcactttttgtCACCGTAAAGATCTTTAGTTCATTCTTCTGTGGCTACAATGTTGTCAATCATTTCTACTGTGACTGTCTCCCCTTGTTATCTTTGCTCTGCTCAAATACACATGAAATTGAATTGATGATTTTGATTTTCTCAGTTTTTGATGTGATTTCATCCCTTCTGATAGTTCTTGTGTCTTACCTGCTGATCCTGGTAGCCATCGTCAGGATGAATTCAGCTGAGGGTAGGCTCAAGGCTTTTTCCACCTGTGGGTCCCACCTGACAGTGGCCACAGTGTTCTATGGGACtttgatatttatgtatgtgCAACCTGAGTCCAGCCATTCCTTTGACACTGATAAAGTGGCGTCCATATTTTACACCCTTATAATCCCCATGCTGAATCCCTTGATCTATAGCTTGAGGAACAAAGATGTAAAGTATGCTCTACataggatatggaaaaaaatatgcaatacCTTTTCTTAA